A single Tissierella sp. DNA region contains:
- a CDS encoding metalloregulator ArsR/SmtB family transcription factor, with amino-acid sequence MKLNYEESAKILKVISDSKRLKIIDILSCGELCACDILDHFDFTQPTLSHHMKVLADASLVNVRKDGLWSYYSLDVDKCNDLIEILKGVFNESEECVCKVVKKSGC; translated from the coding sequence ATGAAATTAAATTATGAAGAAAGTGCCAAGATACTTAAGGTGATATCGGATTCAAAGAGACTTAAGATAATCGACATATTATCTTGTGGTGAGTTGTGTGCCTGTGATATATTAGATCATTTTGATTTTACTCAGCCTACTCTTTCCCACCATATGAAGGTATTAGCAGATGCTAGTCTTGTTAATGTGAGAAAGGATGGACTTTGGAGTTATTATTCATTGGATGTAGATAAATGCAATGATCTGATTGAGATATTAAAAGGAGTGTTCAATGAATCAGAGGAATGTGTATGCAAAGTAGTTAAGAAGAGTGGTTGTTAA